In one window of Amblyomma americanum isolate KBUSLIRL-KWMA chromosome 9, ASM5285725v1, whole genome shotgun sequence DNA:
- the LOC144104945 gene encoding venom metalloproteinase antarease TserMP_A-like: MDAIIAMFCLLLRIVASQGQRIVYPRLFHERRNSGALVLRIDDDLTLSLTKASVAAETLRFRSIREGTIDEEFIKGSEVEESLYEDKEKLATISLALGADGVKVNGFLSPSERIEPVAYKGSHQSGLAPHVVHRMKQPRAFGRVLPGPIQDPRPRKCNQSGLPNNVTIEVYVVSDVRHNIRFNTTEDFLLYICIFMNSVNAVFMSMECPDVRLALVGAERSDEDSAFTFGSDELLNDLTTLDMFRRYANMKREHFGNPDIALLLTGRDIYESTRKGINRDIAGIAYAGGMCEEEFVAMAEDVPGSYSGVLNAAHEIGHSMGASHDGSPPDPHIFGHPGSLKCNASSGHIMTYVDGGALRYRFSECSKDEIRHVLRQRGSRCWKIQAKKIYSVENIYPGRILSAHQYCHMLYPKKEGIFSKTDAFRSRYCKLRCCAHLRNGSEICVVERMLDLMRCGYLKRCFQGVCRDKADIERKAQGRPINKF, translated from the exons CGAGTCAGGGTCAGCGCATTGTGTACCCAAGACTTTTTCACGAGCGAAGAAACTCAGGCGCTCTAGTTCTACGAATCGACGATGACCTGACGCTCTCCCTGACCAAAGCGAGTGTGGCGGCTGAAACATTGCGTTTTCGAAGCATCCGTGAGGGCACCATTGATGAAGAGTTT ATAAAGGGATCTGAAGTAGAAGAAAGTTTGTATGAGGATAAAGAAAAACTTGCTACCATATCACTTGCCTTGGGTGCTGATGGCGTTAAAGTG AACGGGTTCTTGAGCCCATCAGAAAGAATTGAGCCTGTGGCGTACAAAGGCTCTCATCAAAGTGGACTCGCTCCCCACGTAGTGCACCGAATGAAACAACCTCGTGCGTTCGGCAGAGTTCTCCCTGGTCCAATTCAAG ATCCCCGTCCAAGGAAATGCAACCAATCTGGTCTCCCAAACAATGTCACCATCGAAGTGTATGTTGTGTCTGACGTGAGGCACAACATAAGATTCAATACCACTGAAGACTTCCTGCTCTATATATGCATCTTTATGAATAGC GTAAACGCTGTGTTCATGAGCATGGAATGTCCCGACGTGAGACTTGCACTTGTTGGAGCTGAGAGAAGCGATGAG GATAGCGCATTTACATTTGGTAGTGACGAGTTGCTAAATGATTTGACTACCCTCGATATGTTTCGCCGTTATGCAAACATGAAGAGGGAACATTTCGGGAACCCTGACATTGCTCTGCTCCTCACAGG GAGAGACATTTATGAGAGCACAAGAAAAGGCATAAACCGAGACATTGCAG GAATCGCTTACGCTGGCGGAATGTGCGAAGAGGAGTTTGTGGCTATGGCTGAAGACGTGCCTGGCTCCTATAGCGGAGTTCTGAATGCGGCACACGAAATAGGACATAG catgggTGCGTCCCACGATGGAAGCCCACCAGACCCACATATATTCGGCCATCCAGGTTCACTGAAATGCAATGCATCTAGTGGGCATATAATGACATACGTCGATGGAGGTGCTCTTCGTTACCGGTTCTCCGAGTGCAGCAAGGACGAAATCAGACACGTTTTGCG CCAACGGGGAAGTAGATGCTGGAAGATCCAAGCGAAAAAAATCTACAGTGTTGAGAATATCTACCCGGGCAGAATTTTGTCCGCACATCAGTACTGTCACATGCTTTATCCAAAGAAAGAAGGCATCTTCAGTAAAACG GATGCCTTCAGAAGCAGATACTGCAAATTACGGTGCTGCGCACACCTTCGCAATGGAAGTGAAATTTGCGTTGTGGAACGAATGCTTGATCTCATGCGGTGCGGTTATTTGAAG AGATGCTTCCAAGGCGTTTGCAGAGACAAGGCGGACATTGAGCGAAAAGCTCAAGGAAGACcaataaataaattttaa